In the genome of Dromiciops gliroides isolate mDroGli1 chromosome 1, mDroGli1.pri, whole genome shotgun sequence, the window tttaaaccttaaagtggtatatgaggtaatgattattattattgttgttgttaaaaatCTGCTCTTGATTACTTGATGACCTGATGTCTACTATTTCTGTAATAGAGTTTTgagaatgtttaacaaaatattaacaaagaggcTTTGGGGAGGATGACTTTACACAGTTTATCACATATAACTGGCACACGCCTATCCTCACCTCTGCTATTTTCAACTATATGCAAACTATTTCCTAGTCTCTTTAATTGctaataatttcaaattatcgtgtatattatttatatacttatctgtttacatgtcttattccccacccccaaagagaatgaaagctccctgaggtcagacAGTAAATGCTTCCAGGATTAGATTAGGTTGGGTTAGATTAGAAGGTACTTTTGATTCCTCATTCCCATTAGTCATCTGCTTCTCTCACTGCTATCAATGATTAGTCCACATGACATATCACAAACACTATCTCTGTCTCCCCTACTAAATATACTGGGAAGGTATGTGGCTGCCTTCTGATTTGCCTCAAGGAATAAAATATCTTCATGAAGgaagaaacatttttataagtATATCTTTATTCTTCATTGAATTTCTAATGAGGTAGAATCATTACATTAAAGGTACATCTAGTAGaaatctgtgtgtgtataaataatgGTAATTagcatatggggaaaaaaaaacctccttgacatgaatttttttctgctttaacTACAGAGTTAGAAGCCTGGGAGCCTAAAAGGAAACAAAGCAGCTCACTGGGTTTTAACACCATGTAGAATCCTAGAGGGGAATTCCCCAGATAGATTTGTAAACCAGGAAATTGATGCAAACTGAAACTTTATTTCCCTGtaaaggaagttttttttccattttttattgtgAATAGAGGCCAATTGGGAAATAGACCACTAAGCTGCACCAGGAGATTTCCTTTGCCTGTGAACTAACCCTTTACCTATCTTCTTGTTTCCCTTTCTTCTGCAGGCCCCTGACCAAGGTGTAGACCATAGAGGTGGAGTCATGCTTCACACGGCCATATCATGTTGGCAGCCATTCCTAGGTTTGGCTGTTGTGTTAATCTTCATGGGCTCTACCATAGGCTGCCCAGCCCGCTGTGACTGTTTACCTCACAACAAGTCTGTCTCTTGTCATCGGAAGAGGTTAATTGCAATCCCAGAGGGTATTCCCATTGAGACCAAAATCCTAGACCTCAGCAAAAACCGGTTAAAAAGTGTCAACCCTGAGGAATTTATGTCTTACCCTCTGTTGGAGGAAATAGACCTGAGTGACAACATCATTGCCAATGTAGAGCCGGGAGCATTTAATAATCTTTTCAATCTGCGATCCCTTCGATTGAAAGGAAATCGCCTAAAACTGGTCCCCCTGGGGGTATTTACAGGACTGTCCAATCTCACCAAACTTGACATTAGTGAAAACAAAATTGTCATTTTGCTGGACTATATGTTCCAGGATTTGCATAACCTGAAATCCCTGGAAGTAGGGGACAATGATTTGGTTTATATATCACATAGGGCCTTCAGTGGGCTGCTCAGCCTGGAACAACTCACGCTGGAGAAATGCAACTTAACAGCCGTACCAACAGAAGCCCTCTCCCATCTGCGCAACCTCATCAGCCTGCATCTAAGATATCTCAACATCAATGTGATGCCTGTTTATGCCTTTAAAAGACTGTTCCACCTGAAGCATCTCGAGATCGACTACTGGCCTCTATTGGACATGATGCCTGCCAATAGCCTATATGGTCTTAACCTCACATCCCTCTCTATCACCAACACCAATCTATCTACTATACCCTACCCAGCCTTTAAACACTTGGTTTACCTGACTCACCTCAACCTTTCTTACAATCCCATCAGCGCCATTGAAACCGGAATGTTTGCTGATTTAATCCGGCTTCAGGAGCTGCATATAGTCGGGGCTCAGCTCCGTACCATTGAACCACACGCTTTCCAAGGGCTCCGGTTCCTTCGTGTGCTTAATGTTTCCCAGAACCTGTTGGAAACACTGGAAGAAAATGTGTTCTACTCACCCAAAGCCCTCGAGGTACTGAGCATTAGCAACAATCCCCTGGCTTGTGACTGCCGCCTCCTTTGGATTCTGCAGAGGCAGCCCCTCTTGCAGTTTGGGGGCCAG includes:
- the LINGO2 gene encoding leucine-rich repeat and immunoglobulin-like domain-containing nogo receptor-interacting protein 2, which gives rise to MLHTAISCWQPFLGLAVVLIFMGSTIGCPARCDCLPHNKSVSCHRKRLIAIPEGIPIETKILDLSKNRLKSVNPEEFMSYPLLEEIDLSDNIIANVEPGAFNNLFNLRSLRLKGNRLKLVPLGVFTGLSNLTKLDISENKIVILLDYMFQDLHNLKSLEVGDNDLVYISHRAFSGLLSLEQLTLEKCNLTAVPTEALSHLRNLISLHLRYLNINVMPVYAFKRLFHLKHLEIDYWPLLDMMPANSLYGLNLTSLSITNTNLSTIPYPAFKHLVYLTHLNLSYNPISAIETGMFADLIRLQELHIVGAQLRTIEPHAFQGLRFLRVLNVSQNLLETLEENVFYSPKALEVLSISNNPLACDCRLLWILQRQPLLQFGGQQPMCAGPDSIRERPFKDFHSTALSFYFTCKKPKIRDKKMQYLLVDEGQTVQLVCNADGDPQPVISWATPRRRLITTKSNGRVTVLGDGTLEIRFAQDQDTGIYVCIASNAAGNDTFTASLTVKGFASDRFLYANRTPMYMTDSNDTSSNGTNANTFSLDLKTILVSTAMGCFTFLGVVLFCFLLLFVWSRGKGKHKNSIDLEYVPRKNNGAVVEGEVAGPRRFNMKMI